In Luteimonas viscosa, the genomic window GTGGGCGCCGGCCGGCGCGTCGACCACCACCCGGTCGGTGCCCTCGGGGATCGATTTCCATGCGGTCCGGTGGCGGCTGGCCCCGTCGATCGGCAGGACCGCGCTTTCGAGGGTGGCGCGGCGTTCGCACCAGCGCGTGGACGAGCCCTGCGGATCGGCGTCGACCAGGACGGTCTTGCGGCCCGCGAGCGCGGACTCCGCGGCGAGGTGTGTCGCGATCGTGGTCTTGCCGACACCGCCCTTGGAACTGGCCACCAGCACGGTCTTCATCCACTGCCTCCGCCTTGGGAACGAGTCGCGAGCGTACACCGGCGGCGTGGCGGCCGCGAACCGGTCGCGAGGGGCGCCCCGGACCGCAGCACTCCCGGCGCGATCTTCACAAGCCGCGGGTCAAAAGCGCGCGAAGCCATGCCCCGCGCCGGCAGCGAGGGGGCGGAACCGGGGTGGCCTCGTTCGCCCCGGTCGGCCCGGCGGCGCGCGCGTGTCTGCTATCGTCGCCCGGCCCCAGCTTCGGCCCCGTGCATGAGCGACCTGCAGGACCTCGTGGCGCTGATCCGCGCCGATACCCCGCTGATCGTGGTCGAGACTCCCGACGAGGCGCGCGTGGTGGACCTGTTCCGGCAATCGCTCACCCACGTGTGGCGAGCGCTGTACCGCTGGTCGATCACCGAGGGCCTGCGCCGGCTGGACCTCGACCGCGAGGATCCCGCGGAGACGCCGCCCGACGCGGGCGCCACCCTCGCCGCGATCCGCAACGCCGGCCAGCGCGGCGTCTACCTGCTGCTCGACTTCCACCCCTACCTCGGCTACGCCGGCACCCGGCGCCAGCTGCGCGAGATCCTGCAGCGGCGCGGCTGCCTGGCGCACACCGTGGTCCTGGTCGGGCACAGGATCGAACTGCCCGGCGAGCTCGATGCCCGGGCCGCGCGCCTGCGCCTGCGCCTGCCCGACGCCAATGCCCTGCTCAAGCTGGTGCGCGAGGAGATCGCCGCCTTCCAGCGCGTGAACGAGGGTCGCCGGGTCGAGGCCGACGACGCGGTGGTGCGCCGGATCGTGCGCAACCTGCAGGGCCTGGACGCGATGGACGCGCGCCGCATCGCCCGCCACCTGATCCACGACGACGGCGCGCTCGGCCCCGGCGACCTGCCGGCACTGGCGCGGCTGAAGTTCGAGCTGCTCAACAAGAGCGGCCACCTGCACTACGAATACGACACCGCACGCTTCGCCGACGTCGCCGGCGCCCGCCGGCTCAAGCGCTGGGTGGAACAGCGCCGGCGGGTGTTCGTCGACGGCGAGGCGCCGCCGGGGCTGGATCCGCCGAAGGGCCTGCTGCTGCTCGGGGTGCAGGGCTGCGGCAAGTCGCTGCTGGCCAAGGCGGTGGCCGGCGGCTTCGGG contains:
- a CDS encoding AAA family ATPase codes for the protein MSDLQDLVALIRADTPLIVVETPDEARVVDLFRQSLTHVWRALYRWSITEGLRRLDLDREDPAETPPDAGATLAAIRNAGQRGVYLLLDFHPYLGYAGTRRQLREILQRRGCLAHTVVLVGHRIELPGELDARAARLRLRLPDANALLKLVREEIAAFQRVNEGRRVEADDAVVRRIVRNLQGLDAMDARRIARHLIHDDGALGPGDLPALARLKFELLNKSGHLHYEYDTARFADVAGARRLKRWVEQRRRVFVDGEAPPGLDPPKGLLLLGVQGCGKSLLAKAVAGGFGVPLVRLDFGTLYAKYHGETEANLRAALASTEQLAPCVLWIDEIEKGLAAGSADGDGGVSRRVLGYLLTWMAERKSQVFLVATANQVHDLPAELLRKGRFDEIFFVDLPDADTRAHVFELHLRRREIDPERFDLLALAQAADGFSGAEIEQAIVAALYVAHADARPIDGALLLEEVRAARPLSVMMGEQVAALRAWAGSRTVPAD